The sequence TAAAACTTTTGTATTGTTAAGCCATTCATATTTCAGGCTTTTTCCATTCCTTCTGCTAACAGTAATTTTATGTCCAACACATAGTTAGTATTTCTATTGTTAGgcttattcaaatattttaattacaaagGTAATAGTGGGTATATATTTGCTGCCAAAAAATTCTAACAATATGGGTAAATCAGAATTCCTCTTCCTTAATATATTCCTCCAAAATTCAGCCATTCTTCACAAGCAACCACAATTAAAAACTTCGTGTGTATCCACTTAAAGTTTATTCTAGGCTTTCTCTTAGATAGATGTGCTATGAAAATACATTGTATgtttttaacagacatacataacTATGTATATATTGTTCGACCTCTTCCCCTTGCCACTTAATAAAACAAATGCAGAATCTTTCCATAACACCACATGTATATCGACCTCACTCTTTTAACTACTCCCTAGAATTCTAAAGTATGAATGTGACATAATTTGGCCATTCACCTGTTTCCATTTGttgctataattaacagaaacgaAATCAACATTGCTGAACATGAATTTTTGGACAAATgtgcatgttttcttttaggaaaggCATAGCAAAGTGCAAATTGAATTAAAGAGGACAGAATATGACAATTACAGATTTTGATATATATCGCTGAAACTCCATTCCAATAATGCTGTATcactttttatttgcatatattaatgTATGTGACTatcctacatattttattttattaaccttTTACATTTTGGTCAAACtttcacatgaaaatatattttctcatgttattttaatttgtattaattttaataattttcgcTTAATTTAATCTCTTTTCTCATTAGTCTGAGCAGGTTAGTTTAATCCCTCACCCATATAAAGCAGGACTGTGAAGTAGTATCTTGAGTACCAGGATACCTCTGgcattctttaaaattctgaaatctcAATAGGACATTTACTCTGAGAAACATGGATTTGATCATAATGACCAGGGGACAGGGAATGGATTCAGATTGGAGAAGCTCAGCTAACAAGGATCATCAGGGGGTCCTCAGGGGAAGAACAATTCCCAGAGTCCATGACAGAGACCATGTGTAAGAAGAATGTCAAGAGAGCCCCAAGCAAGCTGCCAGTCTAGGTTCTGAATCCAAAGTTCATCACAGGGTAGAAAGTATCTGTCAGGAGACTTGGTGGGGGATCTAAAGGAGCACCCTGGACAACCTGTATGAATAAGCTTAGGAAATCTCTGCACTATCATTACCAACCTAAGTTTCAGTGTGGTGTGAGTGGGAGGATCCACTCGATGAAAGGACGGGAGGCACGCCAGATCCCCTACCCACTGTCAGGCAGACTCTAGCTGGCTTCCCTGCATCACCTAGTGATATTATTGCTGGATTCTGGAATAGCTATAAATCTTGAGTTCTCTGGAAGTTCATTGTATCCTTGTCAGCATACTAGGGCTTGAGAACTGTTTTGATGCCTGATGGAGAAGGGTCTTTCTTCCCCCGTGTACAGTgatattgctgacagggcgacgcaggaatgagacatggacacaaagttaagagttaagggagcagggggcccacttgcatctcgtgctaagtggacgataatgcagccttgctccagctagttatttcagaagatcaggtgtatatgctaaaggtgctcaggtgggggagagcccaccagatacctatgtttacatcaggtgtatccaatctaggtttacatcaggtgaatacaatctaggtttaaggcaatggtagtcacaagacacacatctttacagggcgggcctgcatggcattctatgcaggcctgcggctcagtgttctaagccaccaccctagatatgcctcaggcaacatggaggactcagtttcccacacagTGATCCTACTCAACCAAAGTTGGGGCTGTGTGAAGGAGCAGGGTTGGTGATTGATGACAATCAAAACAGGCCAAGGATTACCAACAAGTAGTGGAAGGGGGTGTGCAGCAGCAATGAGTGGGAAATTGAAGGGGGAATTCTCTGAAGCTAGTTACCTCAGTGACTCTGCAAATGAAGGATTGAGTGTGAACATGTCTTGAGAAAAAAACTAGTTGCTATCCCCAGATCAGACTGCCTCTCAGGGTTCCTGAGTTCTTTGCAAACCAGAGGGCAAATGTCCTGTAGCTGTGTTTGGTGGCCTATGTTGCTACTGACGGCAGTAGGTGGCCAGCCCATGGTACCAACATTTACTGGCTGGATGGAGAATTGTTGATTGTGCAGTTCCTTGCTAAATTAACTGTGGGCAATGAGGATATGTGGGGCCTAAAGATCTATCTCTATAGATCTCTATAATTTTAATAGTACCCTGACTTGgttaatttgaaaatgaaaacaataaataaaaaagattctgaaCTGACCATTCCCAAAGTCATTACACAATCTGTAGTATATATAAATTATCTTTAACTGTGAAGTGAGTGCATCTGAAGGAGGAAGAGGGTCAGGAGAAGGAGGGTCTCAGGCCCTTTGAGAAGATGAGAATCCTGAGTGAGGCCTGATTGAACCACCCACCCAGGGACAATGGGGGCCACAGAGTGTCCCACCCTTGCTGCTTGTTAGAACAAGGTGCCCCTTAATGTCACCCTCTGGTAACTCAATGTTTGGTGATTGAAGGGGTGGGATGGTGGAGTAGGGGGAAAGAGCCTCAGTTTAAGGTGGACTGACTTAGGTCAGCAGATAGAGGAGTCTCAGGTCCTGCCAGAAGTCAATAAAAGGCCTCCGTGTGAATTGTGTGGAAATCCCCCTCCCAAAAGGGAAGGGACCTCCAGAGAGCCCCGCCCCCCTCCCCTCAGCACTGGCATGCCCAGATGTGGGCGGCCGGAAGTGGCTTCTCTTAACCTCCTGCCTCTGAGTGATGTCTGAAGGGTGGGCGTGGCATCAGGTCACTCCAGAGAGGAGACATTCCAGGCTCTGACTGGAATTAAGGTAACCCCAGGAAAGATTTAAAAGCACCCCCTATACCAAAAGAGAGGGGGCCCCACAGAAAGCAGCCCGTTGTAAGCTCTGAGAAGCACTGACAGGGATGGCCTGACATAGTGCCCTCTGAATTCTTCCTCTGGAATACTCAGGGAGATGGCAAGATGGGCCAAGTTGCTGGCATCAGGCCAGCAGAGGGAGAAGCCCCAGGGCATTTCAGCAGTAAAGGTGAAGACGCTGAGCGAGATCTGAGGGGAAAACCCACCTCAAAAGAGAGGGTCACTCACAACCCCGCCCCTGCTGACAGAATTAAAGGGTCCCGATTGGGGTTGCTGGATGTGACAAACCCCGACGTCCGCTTCTGGTTCTTGGGAAAGTGAAGGAATTTCTGTGAGGGGGCTGTTAAAGATCAACAGAGAAAAGATTCCAGGTTCTGCCAGGAGATAAGATGAGGACAACTTGTGAGGTGTGAGGAGACCCTAGCGACTCAGGGCAGGAATCGCCTGATGTAGCTAGCGCCCTCTGATTTCCCGCTTTGGGTCATCAGGGAGGTGACGGACGGCATTGGATCAGGTTGTCCAGCTCAGGCCAGCAGAGGAAGGAATCCCAGGTCCTAACAGCAGTAAACGTAGGACGCTTGGTGAGGTCTGAAGAAAAACCCACCTCAACAGAGAGGTGATAGCGCAGACCTCTGCCCCTGTTGTCAGCTCTGGGAGGCCCCACGTGCAGTTCATCAGATACGAGGAACCGTGATTTCCACTTCTGGCATCTCAGAGAATTGAAGGTTTAGTTGTGAGGGGGCAGCATCAGATCAGCAGAGGAAAGAGTGCAAGGTCTTGCTAGGAGATATGGTAGAGACCCTAAGTGACGTGTGAGGGGGCTGACTATGCCAAAAGAGAAGGAGCCCCACAGAGTACCGTCCCTGGTGAGAGGCTCGGCCAAAGCAGGGGTCGCCTAAGGTAGCACACACTGAGCGCCCTCAGAATTAGCCCTGTGGGAACTCGGAGAAGTGAGGGCATTGAACCAGCCTGTTGGCTTCAAGCCAGCACAGGAAGGAGCCAGGCCCAAATAGAATTAAAGAGGAGATCCCTGACTGATGTCTGAAGGAAAGATCCACCCCATAATAAAGGGGGTCCTGGGCAAGGTTTCGGCAGCCCTGGGAGGCATCGGGCAAGGTTGTGAGGCTGAGGCACTCTGGCACCTTATCTTGGGGTAGGTGGAGTGTTTCAAGAATGTGTGGTCCTTGTCTGAGAGGGCATCCTCAGGTCCTGAGAGAGAAGAGTCCCAGACACTTCCAGCAGTCAATGTGGGGACCCTGAGAGAGGACTAAGGAACCACCCACACCAGAGCAAAGGCAGTTGCACAGAGTCAGGCCCTTCCCACGTGGCCAGCCCTGGAAAGCCCTGGGCAGTCCTGTCATTCTGagccctcaccccccacccctgctcccacAGCCTCCTGAGGATATCTGGGAGATGAGTTCATTGGTATGATTGCTATAGGGCTCAAGTCTGCAGAGGGGAGGGCACCGGAGAGTAAAGCTAAGGCGTCAAGAGGAGGAACCTGAGGACTGAATAGACAACCCACCTCAGAGCAGAGGGGGTTCCACAGAGCCCTGTACCCTCTCTCAGCTCTGGGAGACTCCATGCAGGGCTGTCAGTCTGAGATGCACCCTCTCTTCTGGGGAGGGGATGTTTCGGGGAGGTGAGTGTACTGGTCGAAGGGGGCAGCCTCAGGTCAGTCGAGGGGGGACCAGGCAGCAAGGTGCAGCAAGGTGAGAAACCTGAACAATAAAGAGATGCCCCAACCCCTGAAGAGAGAGGATATTATATACCCAACCTACCTGGCCCTGCTGTAAGCCCTGGGAAACCCCAGGCAGGTGTGAAAGGAGGTGCACCCTCACTGGTACTCAGGATTTCAGATAGCTATAAAACTTTGGTTTAAGGGCATAGATCTCAGGTTGACAGAGAGGGGAGTCTCAGGCACCGCCAGGAGTCAAGGTCAGGATCCTGCGTGAGGACTGAGGGGACCACCCACCACAGAAAAGAAGAGGTTCCTTAGAGTCTTACAGGTGCTGTCAGCCCTGGGTCAGATATGTTAGTATGAGGCCTCCCTAACTTCTTCCTGAGGGGTCTTAGGGATGTGAGGGCCTTGCTCTGATGGAATGTGTCTCAGGTCAGCAGAGAAAGAAGTCCTGGGTCCTGTCAGGAGCCCAGGTGAAGACCTTGAGTGAGAACCCTACCCAAGTACAGAGAAGGTCCCACAGAGTTCTGTCACTGCTGTCATCCTGGGTATCCCCCTGGGAAGTGTACTCAGAAGAGATGTTCCCTCACTTCACCCTTTGCCATCTCAAGTTGATATGGGCTTTTCTAGGAGGGGTAAATATCCACACAGTATATGAGAAGGGCCCCAGGTCCTGCCAGAAGTTAAGAAGGTGGCCCTGAATGTGAACCTAGAGAAATACACCATCCCCCCAAACAGAGAGGGCTCCAAAGAAGCTGGACTTGCTAAGTTCAGCTGTCAGCCCTAGTAAGTTCCTGGCAGAGCTGGCAGACTGCAATCTAAGGTGAATTCCAATGACTCCATGGAGTCCTCAGGGGACAGGCTGACCAGGAGAACAGGAGGAGCCCATGGGTTGAAAGAGTAGTGCCACCAAAGAAACCTGCAGAGGCAGTCTTCCTTAAAGTCAAGGTAGTATCTCCCTGCTGAAGGGGCACACACCATCCCATTCTCTCTCCTCCAGGTGCCTTAATCTTGCACTCCTTTCTGCTACCCCTAACCAAAGACATCATGCCTCGGGGTCAGAAGAGTAAGCTCCGTGCCCGTGAGAAACGCCGCCAGGCACATGCAGGGAACCAGAATCTGGTGGGTGCTCAGGCCACTGCAGCAAGTCAAGAATTGCAGTCTTCATGCTCTCGTCATTTCAAAGATGTCCACCAGGGCTCACGTGCTGCAGGGACACCCAACACTCAACCTGGGCCTCAGAGAGCCCCATCCACCAGCACGCCTGCTGTAGCTATTTCATATTCAAGATCTAATGAAGGTGCCAACAACCAAGAGGAGGAAATTCTAAGCTCCTCACAGGCCCAGGCAGTCATTGCGCAATTACACAGAGATCCTCTATATAGAAAGGTGGTTCTGATGGTGTATTACCTGCTGTACAAGTATCAGATGAAAGAGCCCATTACAAAGGGAGAGATGCTGAGAAATGTAATCCAAATGTACAGGAATCACTTTCCTGAGATCCTGAGGAGAGCCTCTGAGCACCTGGAGCTCATCTTTGGCCTTGATGTAAAGGAAGTTGACCCCCACAGGCACACCTACATCCTTGTCAACAAACTGGAATTAAGCGACAATGAGAGGCTGAGTGATGACAGCGGCTTTCCCAAGACCGGCTTTCTGATGAACAGCCTGGGCCTGATCTTCATGAAGGGCAACAGCGCCACCGGGCAGCAAATTTGGGAAATGTTGAATATGATGGGGGTATATGCTGGCTGGAGGCACTTTATCTATGGGGAGCCCAGGAAGCTCATCCTAGATTTGGTGCAGGAAGAGTACCTGGAGTACCGGCAAGTGCCCAACAGCGACCCTCCATGCTACGAATTCCTCTGGGGTCCAAGAGCTCACGCCGAAACCAGCAAGATGAAAGTATTAGAGTTTTGGGCCAAGGTCTATAATTCCGTACCCAGTGCCTTCCCGGCCTGGTATGAAGAAGCTGTGAGAGATGAGGAAGagagagccagagccagagcTGCAGCCAGGGCTCGCATCAGTGCCATGGCCAGTGCACGTTCCAGGGCCATGTCCAGCAGCTCCTCCTGCCCTGAGTGTATTGAGCAAGAATCTTCACGTAGTGTTTGAAGAAGATGGTCAACCATCTAATTAGTCAGAGCAGGGTGGGGCTAGAGGCAACACAGTGTATGTAACCTCTGTATTCCTATTCTATGTGATAAAATGGATTCTTTTCCCCAAATGATGTTCTTTTTGATATAAGGTTTAACTATTAAGCTTCATATTCTAAGTTTCAGAATGGTATTGGCCACATATTGCTTGCTGTTTATGAGGTTTGAGTAAGAGCTTTACTATtttgcaaaacaaagaaacaaacttcaTCTTATTTAGTGATCTGGAACAAGATAGCATGTCATTGAAATAATAATTTCCTTGGAAATATTAGAGAATTCAGCAGTAAAATAGTTTAgatcacaataaagaaaaaataaaaattttaaaatgttcaatgcTGTGTCCTCTTATTGCTTTTACTCTGTCATTCTGTGACATTAGAACAAATGTACCTGGATACCCTTAGCTTATTAAAGAATGTAGgagttgtttttataaaaaaaaaaagttacatagcAAGTAAAATTTACTAAGCTTTACTTGCTAAGCAGCCTTATTGCTGATTTGGTGTGCTATGTTTTGGAGTGCTGGGTATTCTTTGATAGCTCCTGGATAAAAAGAAAGTCTCAGAGAGGAGGTTGgtaagttaaaataataataacaataactgcCAGTTATCAAAGATTTTCTGAGGCACTGTGCAGGGTGTTTTGCATATATTACATGCATCCCAACTGACCTACATCATAAGGTATAAATGAGCCAGTGAACAGGAGGAATAATTATCAAGTTTACATCATAGATGAAGAATTGGAGGTTCATAGAGCTCTGTGATTTTCCCTCATTCACATGTCTCATAAGAGACAGATATAGGACTACACCCTTGGTCTGAATACATCAAGGGACCACATAATTCCACCCCTCCCAACTTGAGGCAGACCTTCTGTCTCATAATTTGTTTCCCTTTTCACTATGTCACAATGACTTTCAAGCTAAAGAAAAAAGACCTTGTGGTCAACATACTAAAAGCAGGTGTAAGAAGACGTGAAAATAGTAAAACACAATTTTGGAattgtctctgggcttcatttgCCAAAGGTCCTTctgcccccccgccccccagccccagggttCCTTGAGATCTGACTTGGTCCAGGGACTGGCACATATGGTCAGTCCCCCACCTTCCCCTGTCACAGCACCTTCCCCTGGGCCTTCCCCAGTGTGCCCTCCTGTCCAAAACCGGAACCTGACCTGCTGACCAGCTCTTCACTGCTTCCTTGGAGGCTGCGCCCTGCTCCAGGGGAACAGACAGCCCAGAATCACCTACCCTCTCTCTGACGTACAGCACTCCACCTCCCTGAAGAAGTTCCCTGGCTGGCCCATCCCTCACCATGGAATCCCTCTGAAAGCAACAGCCCCTTCCACATAATGATTCTCTTTTGACAGTGAAGTTAAATCACCTGCTCATTGCCCCTGGACACCTCCACCCCACTGGCTGGTGAGCAGGGTCTGATTTTGCACAGAATCTTCTGGTTCTTGGGCTACAACCCTGAA is a genomic window of Choloepus didactylus isolate mChoDid1 chromosome X, mChoDid1.pri, whole genome shotgun sequence containing:
- the LOC119522052 gene encoding melanoma-associated antigen B10-like, coding for MPRGQKSKLRAREKRRQAHAGNQNLVGAQATAASQELQSSCSRHFKDVHQGSRAAGTPNTQPGPQRAPSTSTPAVAISYSRSNEGANNQEEEILSSSQAQAVIAQLHRDPLYRKVVLMVYYLLYKYQMKEPITKGEMLRNVIQMYRNHFPEILRRASEHLELIFGLDVKEVDPHRHTYILVNKLELSDNERLSDDSGFPKTGFLMNSLGLIFMKGNSATGQQIWEMLNMMGVYAGWRHFIYGEPRKLILDLVQEEYLEYRQVPNSDPPCYEFLWGPRAHAETSKMKVLEFWAKVYNSVPSAFPAWYEEAVRDEEERARARAAARARISAMASARSRAMSSSSSCPECIEQESSRSV